From the Purpureocillium takamizusanense chromosome 6, complete sequence genome, one window contains:
- the QCR7 gene encoding Cytochrome b-c1 complex subunit 7 (EggNog:ENOG503P446~COG:C~BUSCO:EOG09265G9U), translated as MLGLSLAPFVLRRPWLAKMLMPAANWYASAAGYRKLGLKFDDLIEEERESTQLALRRLSPKESYERVWRIRRATQCSYQHKLLPRDQWTKPEDDKPYLRSIIAQVEAEIAERDALDSMEVIKKH; from the exons ATGCTCGGACTCTCCCTCGCGCCGTTCGTCCTGCGCCGGCCCTGGCTGGCCAAGATGCTCATGCCTGCGGCCAACTGGTatgccagcgccgccggctacCGGAAGCTCGGCCTCAA GTTCGACGAcctcatcgaggaggagcgcgagtCCACTCAGCTGGCTCTCCGCCGTCTCTCCCCCAAGGAGTCCTACGAGCGCGTGTGGCGCATCCGCCGCGCGACCCAGTGCAGCTACCAGCACAAACTGCTGCCCAGGGACCAATGGACCAAGCCCGAGGAT GACAAGCCCTACCTGCGCAGCATCATTGCTCAGGTCGAGGCAGAGATTGCcgagcgcgacgccctcgactcTATGGAGGTCATCAAGAAGCACTAA
- a CDS encoding uncharacterized protein (COG:C~EggNog:ENOG503NWGM~TransMembrane:2 (i123-141o161-181i)) produces the protein MSHDESPQPSRVSSPTDDATSSYRSAAITSPSMHDTGALTPLQRWAVNASDSQFNAIAGALGGFTSGIVTCPLDVIKTKLQAQGAYTVVDNGRMVGHPKLYNGLVGTARVIWRQEGIRGMYRGLGPIVLGYLPTWAVWFTVYNKSKVWLGHHNGNIHIVNFWSSIIAGASSTIVTNPIWVIKTRLMSQSHSPAIDHHDLHTIYPKPGNTPTTRPTLHAPWHYRSTLDAARKMYTSEGLASFYSGLTPALLGLTHVAVQFPTYEYLKTTFTGQGMGEAPAHGEKPHWLGILSASILSKILASSATYPHEVIRTRLQTQRRPVAGEQYLQGLGISTTAPNASASKDTRKYRGIVMTFQAILREEGWRAFYAGLGTNMMRAVPAATVTMLTYEYVMRQLNQTRLDGLEKRDRLAEQP, from the exons aTGTCTCACGACGAATCGCCCCAGCCAAGCCGGGTTTCTTCGCCTACAGACGATGCTACGAGCTCGTACCgaagcgccgccatcacATCGCCTTCCATGCACGACACCGGGGCACTGACCCCGCTGCAGAGATGGGCCGTCAACGCCTCTGACTCCCAATTTAATGCCATCGCCGGTGCTCTCGGCGGCTTCACGTCCGGCATAGTCACATGTCCACTTGATGTCATTAAGACCAAGCTGCAAGCTCAAGGGGCGTACACAGTGGTCGACAATGGCCGCATGGTTGGCCACCCGAAGCTCTACAATGGGCTGGTTGGCACGGCCAGGGTCATCTGGCGCCAGGAAGGCATACGCGGCATGTATCGGGGGCTGGGTCCCATCGTTCTGGGGTATCTGCCAACCTGGGCGGTGTGGTTCACAGTCTACAATAAGAGCAAGGTGTGGTTGGGACACCACAACG GAAACATTCATATTGTTAATTTCTGGTCCTCCATAATTGCTGGTGCAAGCAGCACAATTGTCACGAATCCGATATGGGTCATCAAGACGCGGCTCATGTCACAGAGCCACTCACCAGCGATAGATCATCATGACCTACACACCATCTACCCCAAGCCCGGTAACACGCCAACCACGCGCCCGACACTGCACGCTCCGTGGCATTATCGGTCGACCCTGGACGCTGCGAGGAAGATGTACACATCCGAGGGCCTCGCCTCGTTTTACTCGGGCCTCACCCCGGCTCTTCTCGGCCTCACCCATGTCGCTGTACAGTTTCCGACGTATGAGTACCTCAAGACGACTTTCACCGGCCAAGGCATGGGTGAGGCGCCTGCGCACGGGGAAAAGCCGCACTGGCTGGGCATTCTGTCCGCTTCCATCCTGTCCAAGATCCTAGCCAGCAGCGCAACGTATCCCCACGAGGTGATTCGCACCAGACTCCAGACACAAAGGCGACCGGTAGCTGGCGAGCAATATCTCCAGGGGCTAGGCATATCTACAACAGCGCCCAACGCCTCTGCGAGCAAGGACACGCGAAAGTATCGTGGCATCGTCATGACGTTTCAGGCGATACTTCGGGAAGAGGGCTGGCGGGCTTTCTACGCAGGGTTGGGGACCAACATGATGCGAGCCgtgccggcagcgacggtgacgatgctgactTATGAATACGTGATGCGACAGCTCAACCAGACCAGGCTGGACGGCCTGGAAAAGCGAGACCGGCTGGCCGAACAGCCATAG
- the DOT5 gene encoding thioredoxin peroxidase dot5 (EggNog:ENOG503P2T2~TransMembrane:1 (i30-49o)~COG:O~BUSCO:EOG0926578E), producing the protein MVIGRGRLAGTRQSLSGRQALSRSLLRRQLACLCAASPVVVVVVPPSLLPPRRRPASSPSSSFISSLPLPLSSSWGYNLQFTHTPCIETPALRAYASPHHATPPRRTSTTIFIMPVELRKRKAPQPPPAPAPAPKKKAPAAPKATRPDAQPKKTAKKATGPTTSMPSPPKTKEDAEVEKKDKDGKKVAVGDVVDLEGFGGEIETNDGQKTSLKKLVDESKSGVVLFTYPKASTPGCTNQVCLFRDAYEPLTGDGLAIYGLSADSLKANTTFKEKQRLQYPLLCDPQATLIAAIGLRKQPKGTQRGVFVVDKAGKVLVAEAGGPAATVERVKELVEKLKKKD; encoded by the exons ATGGTGATTGGTCGCGGGCGGTTGGCTGGAACACGACAGTCGCTGAGTGGGCGGCAAGCTCTCTCCCGCTCGCTCCTGCGACGACAGCTTGCATGTTTGTGTGCTGCTTCGcccgttgttgttgttgttgtgccCCCCAGCCTCCTtcctccgcgtcgtcgcccggctTCATCACCTTCCTCTTCCTTCATCTCTTCCCTTCCGCTGCCTCTGTCATCTTCGTGGGGCTACAATCTACAATTCACCCACACGCCGTGTATTGAAACCCCCGCCCTTCGCGCCTACGCCTCGCCACACCACGCCACACCACCTCGTCGCACTTCAACAACCATCTTCATCAtgcccgtcgagctgcgcaagcgcaaggcgccccagccgccgcccgcgccggcgccggccccaAAGAAGAAGGCCCCTGCTGCGCCCAAAGCGACGCGCCCTGACGCCCAGCCCAAGAAGACTGCTAAGAAGGCAACTGGCCCTACGACCTCtatgccgtcgccgcccaagaccaaggaggacgccgaggttgagaagaaggacaaggatgGCAAGAAGGTCGCTGTGGGCGATGTCGTGGACCTCGAGGGTTTCGGCGGCGAGATTGAGACCAATGACGGCCAGAAGACGAgcctcaagaagctcgtcgatgagAGCAAGTCTGGCGTCGTGCTGTTCACCTACCCCAAGGCGTCTACGCCCGGCT gcaCCAACCAGGTCTGCCTCTTCCGCGACGCCTACGAGCCCCTTacgggcgacgggctcgccaTCTATGGCCTGAGCGCCGACTCGCTCAAGGCAAACACCACCttcaaggagaagcagcgccTGCAGTACCCCCTGCTGTGCGACCCGCAAGCGacgctcatcgccgccattggCCTGCGCAAGCAGCCCAAGGGCACCCAgcgcggcgtcttcgtcgtcgacaaggccggaAAGGTGCTCGTCGCAGAGGCTGGCGGCCCCGCGGCCAccgtcgagcgcgtcaaGGAGCTGGTTGAGAAGCTAAAGAAGAAGGACTGA
- a CDS encoding uncharacterized protein (EggNog:ENOG503P30I~COG:C) — MSSKVVAKAAGGVMSISKKQTLQSTGIWETVRKAFAIDPNRSSGVPLNPWYRNPAPGSNDPLAFDDPVTVPAGDIADNPYWKRDNRRSYPKLSVVGQADVVQLLTVGSAAAPKVELIGEAGAKQLVAAKQEGETLGLAKALERAAPKDVAKDVFVDGLPPLPSGQSLTSGAWDVHKYELTEENSYPEGYPCRTFQ, encoded by the exons ATGTCGTCCAAGGtggtggccaaggccgccggtGGCGTCATGTCCATCTCCAAG AAACAAACCCTCCAGTCCACAGGCATCTGGGAGACGGTGCGCAAGGCCTTCGCCATCGACCCGAACCGCTCGAGCGGCGTGCCCCTCAACCCGTGGTACCGCAACCCGGCGCCCGGCTCCAACGACCCGCTCGCCTTCGACGACCCCGTGACGGTCCCCGCGGGCGACATCGCCGACAACCCTTACTGGAAGCGCGACAACCGCCGCTCATACCCGAAGCTGAGCGTCGTGGGCCAGGCGGACGTGGTGCAGCTCCTGACGGtgggcagcgccgcggcgcccaaggtCGAGCTCAttggcgaggcgggcgcgaagcagctcgtcgcggccaagcaggagggcgagacgctgggcctggccaaggcgctcgagagGGCTGCGCCCAAGGACGTGGCCAAGGATGTGTTCGTGgacgggctgccgccgctgccgagcggACAGAGCCTGACGTCCGGGGCGTGGGACGTGCACAAGTACGAGCTGACGGAAGAGAACTCGTATCCTGAGGG GTATCCTTGCCGGACGTTCCAATAG
- a CDS encoding uncharacterized protein (COG:S~EggNog:ENOG503Q5CS): MPDDPLEGVFNIEDRFYQQGYKQGLEDGTAAGRAEGRSFGMQKGFEKFAESGRLASRAVVWANRMPRKEDPAGATGPEEEESTAAAAAAAGAAQERCRLPPLASNARLDKNIRLLYALVEPDTLSTENTDEAVQDFDDRVKRAQGKAKVVERMVG, translated from the coding sequence ATGCCAGACGACCCTCTCGAAGGCGTCTTCAACATCGAGGACCGCTTCTACCAACAAGGGTACAAGCAGGGTCTCGAagacggcaccgccgccggccgcgccgagggaCGGTCCTTTGGCATGCAAAAGGGCTTCGAGAAGTTCGCCGAgagcggccgcctcgccagccgtGCCGTCGTCTGGGCCAACCGCATGCCGCGCAAGGAGGACCCAGCCGGCGCGACGGGGCCAGAGGAGGAAGAGTCgaccgcagccgcagccgccgccgccggagctgccCAGGAGCGGTGCagactgccgccgctggcgagcaACGCTCGGCTGGACAAGAACATCAGGCTCCTGTACGCGCTCGTGGAGCCGGACACGCTGTCCACGGAGAATacggacgaggcggtgcagGACTTTGACGACCGTGTGAAGAGGGCgcagggcaaggccaaggtcgtGGAGCGCATGGTTGGCTAG
- the MES1 gene encoding Methionine--tRNA ligase (COG:J~EggNog:ENOG503NXU3~BUSCO:EOG09260TUT): MGVENPILPVKGKKNTLITSALPYVNNVPHLGNVVGSVLSADVYARFSRLRDRPTIYICGTDEYGTATETKALETGQTPQQLCDEFHAKHKEVYDWFEIGFDYFGRTTTEKQTEIVQDIFLKLHEKGLLEERTTTQPYCEKHDGYLADRFVEGTCPKCGYDDARGDQCDKCGGLLDPFELINPRCKIDGAQPIPRDTKHIFLLLNKLQPDIEKWFQEAHKKYGWPQNGVSITQSWLTKGLEGRSITRDLKWGVPIPLPGYEKKVIYVWFDACIGYPSITANYTDEWEQWWKNPDEVTLYQFMGKDNVPFHTVIFPGSEIGTEYKWTMLNHLSTTEYLNYENGKFSKSRGIGVFGNQVKEIGLSPSVWRYYLLSNRPETSDTQFEWQAFAQANNSELLANFGNFVNRIVKFVNAKCDGTIPAFSASFSDETFDFPAWISRVNDLLKEYVDLMEGVHIRAGVKKLMEISTEGNLLLQYRLDNTNLAEHPERTHTVIGLALNLCHLLASLASPYMPSTSEAICKQLNSTLSHIPDTWAPETLKGGHKIGKAAYLFTRIDDKKVAEWKLAFGGSAESRAAEEAAKKKKQEEKEKKKAKKAAKAAEAAKATLGDKAGNVVEKVANSVSHSSSVDAKAQDEASAAGGMAAPSAEVSKDLPIRGKQ; the protein is encoded by the coding sequence ATGGGCGTCGAAAATCCCATCCTGcccgtcaagggcaagaagaacaCGCTCATCACGAGCGCCCTTCCGTACGTCAACAACGTGCCGCATCTGGGCAACGTCGTGGGCAGCGTTCTCAGCGCCGACGTCTATGCCCGGTTCAGCAGGCTGCGCGACCGCCCGACCATCTACATCTGCGGCACCGACGAGTACGGCACCGCCACCGAgaccaaggccctcgagacGGGGCAGACGCCCCAGCAGCTGTGCGATGAGTTCCACGCCAAGCACAAGGAGGTGTACGACTGGTTCGAGATTGGCTTCGACTACTTtggccgcaccaccaccgagaAGCAGACGGAGATTGTCCAGGACATCTTCCTGAAGCTGCACGAGAAGGGtctcctcgaggagcgcaccaccacccagcccTACTGCGAGAAGCACGATGGCTACCTCGCCGATCGCTTTGTCGAGGGTACCTGCCCAAAGTGCGGCTACGACGATGCGAGAGGAGACCAGTGTGACAAGTGCGGTGGCCTGCTCGACCCCTTTGAGCTGATCAACCCGCGATGCAAGATTGACGGCGCTCAGCCGATCCCCCGGGATACGAAGCACATTTTCCTGCTGCTCAACAAGCTGCAGCCCGACATCGAGAAGTGGTTCCAGGAGGCACATAAGAAATATGGCTGGCCGCAGAACGGTGTCAGCATTACGCAGTCGTGGCTGACAaagggcctcgagggccgGAGCATCACGCGCGACCTCAAGTGGGGTGTGCCCATTCCCCTGCCTGGATACGAGAAGAAGGTCATTTACGTGTGGTTCGACGCCTGCATCGGCTATCCTTCCATCACGGCCAACTACACGGACGAGTGGGAGCAGTGGTGGAAGAACCCGGACGAGGTGACGCTATACCAGTTCATGGGCAAGGACAACGTGCCCTTCCACACCGTCATCTTCCCGGGGTCCGAGATTGGCACCGAGTACAAGTGGACCATGCTCAACCATCTGTCGACGACCGAGTACCTCAACTACGAAAACGGCAAGTTCTCCAAATCGAGAGGCATTGGCGTGTTCGGCAACCAGGTCAAGGAAATCGGCCTCTCGCCTTCGGTGTGGAGATACTACCTGCTGTCGAACCGACCCGAGACGAGCGACACGCAGTTCGAGTGGCAGGCGTTTGCGCAGGCCAACAAcagcgagctgctggccaacTTTGGCAACTTTGTCAACCGCATTGTCAAGTTTGTCAACGCCAAGTGCGACGGCACGATTCCCGCGTTCTCGGCGTCGTTTTCGGACGAGACGTTTGACTTTCCTGCCTGGATCTCGCGCGTCAACGATCTCCTGAAGGAATACGTCGACCTCATGGAAGGCGTCCAcatccgcgccggcgtcaagAAGCTCATGGAGATCAGCACCGAGGGcaacctgctgctgcagtatCGCCTAGACAACACAAACCTGGCCGAGCACCCGGAGCGAACGCATACCGTCATTGGCCTGGCGCTCAACCTGTGCCACCTTCTTGCCTCGCTGGCGTCCCCTTACATGCCGTCGACTTCCGAAGCCATTTGCAAGCAGCTCAATTCGACGCTTAGCCACATCCCCGACACCTGGGCTCCCGAAACGCTCAAGGGTGGCCACAAGATCGGCAAGGCGGCGTATCTCTTCACGAGGATAGACGACAAGAAGGTTGCGGAGTGGAAGCTCGCGTTTGGAGGGTCTGCTGAGTcccgggcggccgaggaggcagccaagaagaagaagcaggaggagaaggagaagaagaaggccaagaaggcggcTAAGGCAGCagaggcggccaaggccaccCTGGGCGACAAGGCGGGCAATGTCGTGGAGAAGGTTGCCAACAGCgtcagccacagcagcagtGTCGACGCTAAGGCGCAGGACgaggcatcggcggcaggcggcatggcggcgccgtcggccgaggtGAGCAAAGACCTGCCCATCAGGGGCAAGCAGTAG
- the ARD1 gene encoding N-terminal amino-acid N(alpha)-acetyltransferase NatA (COG:S~EggNog:ENOG503NU74), producing the protein MDIRLLTSADLPLIQHANLENLPENYFLKYYLYHALSWPQLSFVAVDASRPRASPYEYPKIVGYVLAKMEEEPADGVPHGHITSLSVMRTHRRLGIAEKLMRQSQLAMVETFQAKYVSLHVRVSNAAARHLYEDTLRFKNEKTEAKYYADGEDAFCMRLDLDDIRAQVNEALAAEGGGNDDDKNNNNATTTTTTNGSGGGGSGGSEGVDEGDAVGEVGRDPEQNKKAAAADGGPKEEGRKIKVAVGRGLGVGDLVEKVESKH; encoded by the exons ATGGACATCCGGCTCCTCACCAGCGCGGACCTGCCGCTCATCCAGCACGCCAACCTCGAGAACCTGCCCGAGAACTACTTCCTCAAGTACTACCTGTACCACGCGCTGTCGTGGCCGCAGCTGAGCttcgtggccgtcgacgccagccgcccgcgcgcctcgccctaCGAGTACCCCAAGATCGTCGGCTACGTGCTGGccaagatggaggaggagcccgccgacggcgtgccCCACGGGCACATCACCAGCCTCAGCGTCATGCGCACCCACCGCCGGCTGGGCATCGCCGAGAAGCTGATGCGCCAGAGCC AGCTCGCCATGGTGGAAACTTTCCAGGCAAAGTACGTGTCCCTGCACGTGCGCgtctccaacgccgccgcgcggcacCTCTACGAGGACACGCTGCGCTTCAAGAACGAGAAGACCGAGGCCAAGTActacgccgacggcgaggacgccttTTGCAtgcgcctcgacctcgacgacattcGCGCGCAGGTCAACGAagccctggccgccgagggtggtggaaacgacgacgacaagaacaacaacaacgcgacgacgacaacgacaacgaacggcagcggtggcggcggcagcggcggctctgaGGGAGTGGACGAGGGTgacgccgtgggcgaggTCGGCCGCGACCCGGAGCAGAACAAAaaggccgccgctgcggacGGCGGGCCCAAGGAAGAGGGCAGGAAGATCAAGGTTGCTGTCGGGCgggggctcggcgtcggcgacctggtgGAAAAGGTCGAGAGTAAGCACTAG